aactcctctgGTAAGGACTCTGTCCACTCCGAGGCAGGAATAGAACCGGGTCGGATCACCCACAAGAAAGATTGGTTGCTATTACTCAACCCCCAAGCCATCTCCAACGTGTCTTTGGATTCCATTAGAGCTAAGCTCCCTAAGCTTATGTATATAACTGATCTTGGTTTCTGCATGTTCAACCACTCGATGCAGCTCCTGTCCTCTTCAAGCAAACTAGAAGGTGCAGAAGCTGCAATGTGAAGCGGGCCTATAGGATAAACTGGAACTTGTAGTTCTCGTTGCAACCGTGCCAAAGAAGAGCTCTCTAGACAGTTTGCTGTATTAATGATAACAGCTGAAGCTGTTCCAGTGTTAACAGTTTCACTGTAAACACGTGGAATACTCTCTAATGGTCCAAAAGCAGAAGTTGGTAGGTCCTTGTACCTTAAAGGATGCAACCCTGGAAACAGCTTGTCTTGCAGTTCATGATCTGCATAGTAGGAAAACCGAACCGGTTTAATTAGtctaaataaattttgaaatcgaGTTAAGAACCTGGAGTACCTTTCATGTCGATCAAGAACTTATCTGCGTTGACTTTGGCAATAACAGAGCGGCAGAGAAAGGCAGTAGCACTTGTAGTACTGAAGACAACACTAGGAAGTTGAAACTCCTTAGCAGCAGCTTTTGAGAGAGACATGTACTCATCGTAGATGACACAAGCAATCTCATCATCGTCACCTTGTTCCTTCAATATCTGACCTAAACATTGCTTGAAGCTTGCCTCGCAGGCTTGATTGAGCTTCATCAAAAACTGGACTGGTCCGAGGTTTTTGAGATCAGAATCTGTTAAGCTACCAGGGATGGTGAGAAAGTTAAAGTCAGAGAAGTCTTTGGAAGAGCTAACTCGATTATACTGTGTCTGAATAACGGTGATGGAGAAGCCTTTAGAGTGAAGAGCTTTCCCAAGTTGCATAATAGGAGTGACATGTCCTTGTGCTGGTACTGGAACCAACACTATCCTTCTCTTCTTGACTAGCTTTTCATCCATATTGTGTAGGAATGGGAGACAGATATGAGGATACTATTACATAGAGAGATCTAGGATCTGAATCTGATATATAGTTAGGAGACTTAAGACACGTGAGATATACATTTACTGTTCCTGGTctcaagatttttaaatttattttcttagttgGAAAATTCAGATCTGATGGTTAGGGGAAGCTTTAAAAACTTTTCTTAATTGTGTGCAAGGACCAGCAGAAGCACAAGCACGTGGCTGGTGGCTGGACTATTAGTAGTAAAGATTCTGACTTATTATGGAATTGGCGAAAATATTAAAGGCTTTATACGCTTGTCTTCTTTCTGATAAAGTCTATCTTCTCTTTGGTGGATAATATCAACATAAAATGTTTATGATGAAATGGTTTTCCGTCATTGAGAAAGTTTTCGGCGTGATTGAAAGACTTGATGACAAAATGGTTCAATCACTGAAAAAAGTCGCGTTTCTCTTTCATCTATGTTTCCTCTCTTCCATCTTTCACAGGGAAGAGAGAAAACGACTTTCTTTAGATCGCCGGTTTTCTCCGGCTTAGCTTTCCGATCGTCGGGCTTAGGTCTCCGGGTAGTGGTGGCTTCTATAGCATCCTACGCCGGCTTTGTCTCCGGGAAGCGGTAGCTCCGGTAACACCGTCTTCGTCGGCTTCTCCCCGGGAGTTCCCGAGTTAGTGTTCCGATCTACGCTTCTTCTCTTCATCTGTCCAATCGACTTTTGGTCTGAGGTTCCatgttctttttcttctccttgGTTAGGGTCGACTCGTCTTCAAGCTTATTTGAATCAATAAAGATGGTGGTTCGCTCGCTTAAGGAAGTTGGAGCTCTGGATCGATTGTAGACGATTGTTATCTCTTTTTGAAGCGTAGATTCGTCGGTCAAGATCTTTCGACATGAGCTTTGGTGGATCGATCTTTTTATCGATTTATTATCGGGTTTGACTTCGTCGATGGCGGAGCTTGGTCGTGCCTCTTCTCTGACTCCGGAGGAAGATGTCGGCTTCTCGCTTGGACCCGTGTCTTATGGTTTGCTGACGCAACCGTACACGTGTGGTGTGGACGCGGTATTTTCTCCAACGGTTTTCTTCTTTGGACTTATGGGCCGAAAGTTGGTTTTGTATAGTTTGGGCTATTGCTCCTATGTTTTTCTTATGTTTGGGTCATGTATATTGGGCTTGGTTCTCTTAATAAAATACCagtgaagagaaaaaaaaaagacttcatGACACATCGCTCAGTCTTGTTGGCGCTATCCAGACTTGTTTAGCTATATCTTGAAGCTTATCACAGTTGACAAAGTCATCTGTCGTTTACTTTGGTTATGTAAAATACAACAGTATATGAGTTGTGTAAGTTCCATAACTTTAGGTTTAGTTTTTGTCTTCTTTTCGTAGTTGGAGTAGCtagttttgtctttttcataattttaggtTTGGTTATAAAAGTGTAACTAGATTTTAATCCGCGCTTTCAAAATGcgaaattgtttttcttttaaaattttatttgtaaaaagtaatatttttcaaaaatttattaataataaatttgtaattttCCGCTttcatcattattatttttatgctGATTAATTTGATAAACTTTTGGGACTTTTATAGGTTTCTAGTACATTTTTCCgtaaatatttttggaaatttttaaaaaatacaatctaAAAGTTGGTGTAAACAcaactttttagttttataaaaaaattgttgataATTTATAATAAGTCAATTTTTAGAAATGAATTAATATGGACGATATATTCGTAGGAATAAAATCTTTTGGTTTAGGAATAAATCGCCTAGTTGAGAAGTTCATATATTAATGGTTTTtctcaaatcatataaaatCTATTGAAGCGGATCCTAACTACTTTTGGTATTAAGTTAccgtaatataaaatataatatattgtttgaaatatgtttCCATTAAATGCATATACTTATGCCCAATTTAGTATATGTAGTTTGTTAATACATATTGTCTACCccaagttatatttttttttaatatattgaagTATAGATTTGAGTGTTGCCAATATTTTAGGAAATTTATTTCCGTAACAGTTATGAaacaatatatacatttatCTATGATTGATAGTTTGAAAAT
This genomic stretch from Brassica napus cultivar Da-Ae chromosome C9, Da-Ae, whole genome shotgun sequence harbors:
- the LOC106364354 gene encoding UDP-glycosyltransferase 76E2, which translates into the protein MDEKLVKKRRIVLVPVPAQGHVTPIMQLGKALHSKGFSITVIQTQYNRVSSSKDFSDFNFLTIPGSLTDSDLKNLGPVQFLMKLNQACEASFKQCLGQILKEQGDDDEIACVIYDEYMSLSKAAAKEFQLPSVVFSTTSATAFLCRSVIAKVNADKFLIDMKDHELQDKLFPGLHPLRYKDLPTSAFGPLESIPRVYSETVNTGTASAVIINTANCLESSSLARLQRELQVPVYPIGPLHIAASAPSSLLEEDRSCIEWLNMQKPRSVIYISLGSLALMESKDTLEMAWGLSNSNQSFLWVIRPGSIPASEWTESLPEEFTKLVSERGYIVKWAPQMEVLKHPAVGGFWSHCGWNSTLESIGEGVPMICRPFTGDQKVNARYLENVWRIGVQLEGELEKEDVERAVKRLLVDEEGAYMRKRAIELKEKLESSVRSGGSSCSSLDDFINSFKDE